Genomic DNA from Danio rerio strain Tuebingen ecotype United States chromosome 22, GRCz12tu, whole genome shotgun sequence:
GCAGTCTGCCAGAGTGTAACAGTCGGCCTACTTACACAACATCTTGGTCACCTGCTGGCGACGGGTTTTCTGCTGCTGACTGCGCACATTAGATGAGCTGTCCAGGCCCGAACTGGCTTTGGCCTCCAGGACCTGCAGCATCTTCTCCCGCTTCAGCTGCATGCCGATGAGCAGATACAAAACGCTGATGGTCAACATGGGCAACAGGAAGAATAGCAGAGTCGTGATTTGGATGATCAGGTTGTACATCCAGCGCGGTTTCACGAGCATGCATGTGGCGGAGTCGAGCATGACTCCTGCTGCTTTCCCTTTAGGAGGCGGGAGAGTAAATATACCGTGGAGGATCGTGTTGGGAATGGCGCAAAGCACGGAAATGCTCCAGACGCTCAATATCAGGCGCTTTGCATGAGTGCGGGTTACTACGTATTTGGCTCGGAGTGGGTGAATCACAGCAATGTAGCGTTCAACGCTCAAAGCAGTTACGTTCAAGATCGACGCAAAGCAAACAGTCTCGAAGAGAAGAGTCTTGAAGTAACAACCGCCCTTGCCTAAAAGGAACGGATAGTTGCTCCACATTTCATAAAGCTCCAAAGGCATTCCCAGGAGAAGCACTAGAAGATCTGAAATGGCCAGGCTGAACAGGTAGAAGTTGGTCGGCGTCCGCATGACTTTGTTTTTAGCAATGACAATGCAGGTAAGGATGTTTCCCACCGCTCCCACCAGGAAGATCAGGAGGTAGGTCAGGCATACAGGCAGGAACACTGGGGATCGTCTTGGCCCGAGGTATTTCTCCAGATACTCGTCTTGGTCAAGGCAGAAGTCTTCAATCTCCATCTCGGTGAGGTTTAATGCCACACTGGTGTTGCATAATAGGTCTTGGATGCATTTTGGCGTTGAGGAATCGGTCGAGGAGCAGTTGGGTTTGGGGATCATTCCGGACCTGCGGATGGGAGAAGAAGAAAGGGTTGGAGATTATGGGTGAGGAACAAGCTTGtttgatgattttttaaaaattcattcattcattttccttcggattagtctcctatttatcaggggttgccctAATCGAACttttccagcatatcttttacgcagtgaatgcccttccggccacaacccagtacttggtATTAAAAAAACCAATGAAAATGGTGTAAAGACGACAACTCATTCAATGTTGAAGTGTGCTTACCACAGGTGGGTAGGCTTGAGCAGCTGGGGGGGTGGGGTTAGTGGGGGAATGATTAAGGACTGTCTCTATAAATACAAAAAGACGAGTTGATTAATACATAAAGTGCATGCATGGGGCACGCTGTCGGCAGCAATTGTCACTGTCATTATTGCAGAATTGATGCCCTGCAGTGATTCTGTTTAGATTCATATGTCTTCCACAGACAGTACAAAACTCACGCAAACAGGCTTTTTAGTAATTATGGTTGCCAATTATTTAACTGGAAATCATTTGGAACAAAAATCTAAACAGAATATGTTGGATGGAGTATGGTCTGTATGTTTCAATTCATGCACTATCCTTCCTACAGTTAGTAACATGGAAGATCAGTGCATCCTAAATCCTAGTATAATGAAATCAGTTTAAAAACGTTCATGGTAAGtatgttttcagtgtttgtaTTTAATTGTCGTTtttccagtatatatatatatatattccacgacatctcaaagctgctctattggattgagcctAGTGACGGTgatggccatttgagtacagtgaactcattgtcatgttcaagaaaccagtctgagaggattcacgctttatgacatggtgcattattctgctggaagtagccatcagaagatgggtatgcTGTGgccataaagagatggacatggcagtatggatccatgctttcatgttgttgatgccaaattttgacctgaccatctgaatgttgcagcagaaacgGAGACTCACTAGACCAGGTAACATttgtccaatcttctattgtccagttttggtgagcctgtgtgaattgtagcctcagtttcctgttcttagctgacaggagtggcccccggtgtggtcttctgctgctgtagcccatccgtctcaaggttggacgtgttgagtgttcagagatgctcttctgcagacctcggttgtaacgagtgcttatttgagttactgttgcctttctatcagctggaaccagtctggccattctcctctgacctctggcatcaacaaggcattcgcacccacagaactgccgctcacaggatattttctctttgtcggacaattctctgtaaaccctagagatggttgtgcgtgaaaatcccagtagatcagcaatttctaaaatactcagaccagctcgtctggcactaATAaatatgccacgttcaaagtctcctgcatcccctttcttcctcactctgtt
This window encodes:
- the nmur1a gene encoding neuromedin-U receptor 1; protein product: MIPKPNCSSTDSSTPKCIQDLLCNTSVALNLTEMEIEDFCLDQDEYLEKYLGPRRSPVFLPVCLTYLLIFLVGAVGNILTCIVIAKNKVMRTPTNFYLFSLAISDLLVLLLGMPLELYEMWSNYPFLLGKGGCYFKTLLFETVCFASILNVTALSVERYIAVIHPLRAKYVVTRTHAKRLILSVWSISVLCAIPNTILHGIFTLPPPKGKAAGVMLDSATCMLVKPRWMYNLIIQITTLLFFLLPMLTISVLYLLIGMQLKREKMLQVLEAKASSGLDSSSNVRSQQQKTRRQQVTKMLFVLVVMFGICWAPFHTDRLMWSFMDQKDSEHIEIFEVYEYVHVISGVFFYLSSAINPVLYNLMSTRFREMFKEVMCHHKWRPVPRKRSLSMTRVTVRSTVSDVPPCNGTVTIEGDDYDVDEGQENKTCP